Proteins found in one Legionella pneumophila subsp. pascullei genomic segment:
- a CDS encoding PIG-L deacetylase family protein → MQERIAVIAAHPDDEALGCGGSLLKYKHFGYEIHLLFMTDGISSRSNSTDSEFLTRKNGYQKALDFLKPTSFENLSFPDNQLDTVSILEITKHVEKFIARTQPTLVLTHFWNDLNIDHCITNRATLTACRPGANNFVRKILCFEIPSSTEWAIGDQKFNPNYYINITDWISHKLEYLKCYDDEMREFPHARSYNNIISMHEHHGACVNVKSAEAFYLLRSLDSY, encoded by the coding sequence ATGCAGGAAAGAATAGCAGTGATAGCAGCGCATCCTGATGATGAGGCACTGGGATGTGGTGGTTCTTTATTAAAATATAAACATTTTGGTTATGAAATTCATTTATTATTCATGACAGATGGCATCTCTTCGCGTTCAAACTCTACAGATTCAGAGTTTTTAACTAGAAAAAATGGTTATCAAAAAGCATTAGATTTCTTAAAACCAACTTCTTTTGAAAATCTATCGTTTCCGGATAACCAGTTAGATACTGTTTCTATATTAGAGATTACAAAACACGTGGAAAAATTTATTGCGAGAACTCAACCTACCCTTGTATTGACACATTTTTGGAATGATTTAAATATAGATCATTGCATTACAAACCGTGCAACTTTGACAGCTTGCAGGCCAGGAGCAAACAATTTTGTAAGAAAGATTTTATGTTTTGAAATCCCGTCAAGTACTGAATGGGCTATTGGAGATCAAAAATTCAATCCTAATTATTATATTAATATTACAGACTGGATAAGTCATAAGTTAGAATATTTAAAATGTTATGATGATGAAATGCGTGAATTTCCTCATGCACGTTCCTACAATAATATTATCAGCATGCACGAGCATCATGGAGCTTGCGTGAATGTTAAGAGCGCAGAAGCTTTCTATCTGCTTAGAAGCCTGGATTCTTATTAG